The genomic window ttttttaccaagaatAGGGAAATGTGTTTCATCATCTTTTTTAGAAACAAGATTGGTCATTACATTTTCTAAATTTTGATGTCTTTTaagtgttttaatttacattattctgGTAACTGAatatattgttcttctggttctttcttCATATATTCATGTGTCAACTcaccatgtttctctgaattcttcacatttgtcatttctaatgatacaatcatattccattatattcatgtacttgTTTGTATAATCGTTCCCCCAAATAATGGGTACCCACTTTTAAAAGTGCTGCATTGACTTTTTTTGTATGTGTTAGATTGTTTGAGTCTTTGACATTCTTGGGGTGTGTGCCAGTAGTGAGATCAGAGAGTATGAACAATCCAggcatttttctcaaataaaatcagattgtaTTCTGAAATAGTTGaactaattcacagctccactaacagtgtattagtgtgccTATTTTTCTCCTCTAATACAATTACTATTTTTTGTCATCATTGCCAGTTTTATGGGTGTAAAGTAATTTtggaattatttaatttgaatttctcttattagtgatttggagcatgttttcttattattgttgctagttttatttctttttttgaaaacctTGTTTTATGCTGAACTACTTTAcaattttcctagcttttttgGGAAAGTTTTTGGAATGTTTATCTTGACAGAAGTATATTAGCTCTTGGTGATAACTGAATTGTTTTCCAAATTCTCACAAATCATGCCTTTATTAGTGCTACCAGGaatcaaaatgaaattcaacaactGATGATTTGAAGTTGCCACCTTCTTTCAAGttttgaaaattggaaaattatcTGCCCATTTTCTGACCTTTGTCATCTCTCCTGATTGCCACATTTTTCCCCAGTCATTTATCTAGTGCTTTCAGAATGCtagaagaatataatttttttcatataatgatTCTAAATCAACTTTAGCTGctcattttcttgaatttcattCAATTCCTTGTTAACTATCTTTTATCCTTCCTAGTCCAATGATTATCTCCTTAATAAACTCCTTGTTAACTCTTTTATCCTTCCTAGTCCAATGATTATCTCCTTAATAAAGTAGAAACAGAATATGACTTAAATGGTCTTGCTTCTTTCTGTTATATTTTTACTATTATCCTGTTATCTTCAACTAGAGGTCTTTATCACTTCTTTGATCTTCCACTTGCCCCCAACATGTTGAAAAatcctttttctgttgtttttagtATTAATTTTCCAGATAATTTTGACTGTGAGCTCTTCTAATGTTATTCTTATGGGATTTTATTCATCCTTTGTTACTTAATATGGgtactttataaaaatacaagttagTGGCAATCAgtggagaatagctaaacaatTGTGTCAATATTATGGACTGTCAGTGTCCCATAAGAAACATTGGATGTGGAGAATTCATAGAGccaaaggaagatttttttatgAACTGATGGATGTAAGCACAGCCtagaaaacaacatatatacaatAATTATAACAATGTAAATCAAGGGAAAAAACACCACCAAGCCTTAGGTAAGAGGTGAGAATATGCATCTCCCTTCCTTCATTGCAGGACTTTGGGATATGGAATATTGTATTTGCTGTCAGGTGAGGAATGatgttgtattggttttgttcaattgcttttttccatcttttttaaatctttgttataaAGAATAGCTAAATTGGTAGGGGAGGGAAAgctaagataaaatttttaaaatatatgtttcatGAGCTTGTATATCCAATTTAATcaatcttttgaaaattgtttattattttcttttttataggattttttttgtgtttcagaattttcttaaaaGCTTCCAATCTATCCTTTTTGGTGAACTCTACTTGTAGAATTTTAGGCATTGGCATtctattgttccttttttttttttggaactctTTGAAATTCCAAACTTGGTGTTCATATGACTCtggttttcctcttcttctctatTATGAACTCTTAAGTTAGAGTAGTTATTTTCTCCTCCCCTTGATCCCTATCCCATCTCAATTAGTGGATTTGCTCACATAAATATGTCTTCTTAATGTATATTGTTACTTAATATATAATGCATTGTTCTGTTCCTTTTGACTAAGATATAACTTCATCCCTCatagagttgtgagaatcaaatgagattatatatgaaAAGCTTTGCAGACCTTAATGTGCATATAaaaattagctattattataataaaactcAGTTTTAGTTATGAGTTCCATCTTTCCAAATCTCAGTAAGACCTCTAGTTGAAATTTAACCTTACATACTGATTATTAGTTCAActttttttatatacttaatGTATTTGCATGTAGCTATCTCAATGTTATTGCAGGctatcttctttcattttgtttgctGTGAATTACTGATCCTATTTGCTGATCCTCTTATTCCTGTTTTATACCTGTGTATCTTGTTTGGTGGATATATATGTGggcaattttcttctttctccttctctattttcattttaaaactctCTTGATCATAACTGCAAATCTCTAGGACATGCATGATGCATGCTATCCCACCTGAATACCCTTGTTTTCCTCCCTTACCCTCATCCTCATTTTGGAATCCTACCCATCCTTTAAGGCCTGACTAAAATCCCATTTATtccataaaatttttcttgattccCTTAAGTTGGTTATGATCCTTCTTGGATCTTAAGTACTATTCTCTTTATTTGCTTCTCATGTGTtgtagttggggggggggggattttaagTATAGGTATCTTATCTTCCCCCAGAGAAAGCATTCCTTGATATTGGGATGATGTCTTTACATAATCTTCACATTGTCCCTTGGCACCCTGCAGAGTATTTCGCACTCAGTAGGCACTTCATTATAAATGTTGAAGTTGTcagaaaatgcaaaggaaaaatgCATTTGAGAGACTGAGCAGACTTTTCTAGCATTGTAGTTAATGATGAGGTTGGGAAAGTAAGGTTAGAATTAGATtgtgaaagactttgaatgccatAATAAGAAACTTGGATTTTGATCTTGTGGACAGTAAGAGAGTTATTGAAAGCTTTTGATTAGGAGGTTATGCCAAAAGtgttattttagaaaaataatctgGTGGTAATATCCAAGAACATAttgaggggaaggagaggatAGATGTAAGgcacattgaaaaagaaaaatcaccaaAACTTGGTGACTATTTGCATGtggagacaaaaaaaagaaaaggttgtgACCATTGgtggaaaaaatgaagaggaagagacaGGTGGGGAGCCCCAGTGAGGAGGGTGGAGAAGATGATGAATTTCAGTGTAGTTTGTAGAGTGACCATTTAAACATGTGTGTTTTGAAGTACTGTCAGGACATCAAATAGGATGTCCAGATTGATGTTTGGAGCTGTGAGATCAAGGCTTAAGAGAGAAATCAGGGCTAAAGACAGATTTGTGAGATAACTACCTAAAGGTGTTGATCTGATTTGATTTAGAGTTGCTAGATTATTAACAAAGCAAGTGTGTGAACACATATAGCTATTCAAACATGGTTCTAAGatggactatttttctttttatttaacattGGCCTCCATCTCCTACAAATTTAGTTgtaaaataatgattattttttccattttgaattcTCTGGAGAAGCAAACAGGCTTAGATTAATTTAGCCATATCTATAGCTCCCtaactttataatataacttgGTGATTCTTTTGTGTTTGCTGCTATATATTCCCCAAACCTATTAAAACTTAAGTTGTCAAGCCGATAGAGCTTGTAACAACAGCCTAACATTATCATGTTCAGTTTTTCCTACCAACTAATGCTGATGTTTGTTTTAATGTTGTAGTGGCAAGACCCGACGCATTAGACAATGAGAGGTATGAAAAACTAATTAAATCCCTTTTCATTGCTCTGATTGATTCATTATGAGAAATGTTTGATTCTTTAATAACCTCGCTCTCCAAATATACAGTGTAGGATGACAGCCTGTTTTGTTCTAAATAGGCATCTTTGGCATATCTGAAATTAAATCAAAATACATATACAGAAATATCCATTTTCATTTGATCGTTGAAAGAGGTTTTTGAATAGGAAACATTTTAGTGCTTGGCATGTTAGGGATAGAAGAAGACAGAGGGATGGGGTCAGATCATAGATGCATTACTCAGCTACAGTGACAGTAAAGGCACCAATGTTAGGTTTCCTGACATTTTTATGCTAGGTCATTTAGTGTATTATGTGACTCTGACTTTTTAATGTTCATTGTCAGAGAACACATTGGTTTCTAATACCAGAAAGCCAAAGATAACTCTTGTGTCTATAGTGTCTGCTTTCATTATTGATTTCATTCACATCATCCATTTGATTCCAGGAAGATTTCTGTGgtgtgatttatttttgttttattttattttccctacaCACCACCAGTGGCCTCCATCTCAGCAGTGTTTGTATCAGACTGTGTGCTACTTTTATTCCTGTATTGCAATAAAAGTGATTTGCAAAGGCTCAAATACAAATGGGAAAATACTTAAGTACAAAGAGCCCTGGAGCAGGGTGAGAGGTTTACACATGCAGCCTGGACTTCTTGCTCACCAGGTAGGGGGTTGTTGGAACAAGTTCATTCTCCTGCTTCACAACCTCAAGTTTCAACCTGTGAGCTTAGAAGAAAGCCCAACTGTCAGCATGTGGCCATGCTTCATCTCCATGGCACCTAGGGGTTGGCCACCACCCAACCCCAAGTTAAAGCCTAGAACACATTAGTTAGCAATTGTACCAAATTCTCAGTATACCTGGGGAGCTCCCCTCCCCCATGTCCCTTTGTTCACAgatccccttctttcttctgtaGCTGGGGCTTTGTACACCCTCGGCTCCTTAGCATGCCTGAGCTCTGCCATCATGTAGCCGAAGGCTGGGTTAGTGGGACCACTTTCATAAGGAATCTCTTGCTTTTCAAAAAGCAAAACCCAGGCAAGGTAAGAGCCTCCCTTACATTCTCCCTTCCTTTACTATCTTCAGCCCAGGAttagaactttccatttgacaaatagCCTTACTACTATTAAACCCTATTAGGAGTTAAGCATTGTCATTCAGCAAGGGCAAGGTGGTGTCCTTAGTGGAAGCAAAGAAAGGTAGGGGGAGGAGGTTCTCACTATCAGGGGCCAAAACTCAGGTTGGTCACTCCTGAGTTGATTTTTGACACTTAGACTGAACTCACAGTCCCATTTTCCTGTCTCGAAACAAGAAAGCATGTCTGTTTGCATTCTGTGTTGTGTGTAAGGTTACTATGGTGGGAgggggttgtttgtttgttttttcctggctcaaaaaaacataacaaaacaacaatatgcttttaaaaaagcatttttttggcTGAGTCCTATTCAAACAACTGTCTTAATGTAAAGGCAGCCCTGTGAAATTAGCAGCATAAAAAAGGAAGTTTGAATAGAAATAAGCCCTCCTTCCCCTACAAGTAACATGTAGGCACCATCAGATCTGACATGTCCATTGCATGACGCATGTATCAGAAAGCATTATCTCAGCCTGGTCTTTTCCTATGTATCAGAAATCTAATGtttgttttcctgatttccccagtTCTGCCTGTTAAGCTGTGGTATACTGACCTTTCTGGCTGTCCTAGGTGGCTACATCCCTGGTCTCCTGCTTTCCTACATATTCCGTAAGTTTTATACATATCCCTGCTGGCAGCAACTCTATTCACAGATTTCCCCCAATTATAACTTGACCAtatgttactttattttattttattttttcaattatatgcaaagacagtttttagcattcatctttttttaagcttttgagttccacatctttccacttcattcccttcccttctccttctccatgacagcaaataatctgatattatAACTGACCATATAGTCATAGAAAAAGCTCTTGTGACTTCATCCCTTAAAGAAGTgacctggaaatttttttaaggttccATGACTTTTTATGTGTTACAGGCCCCTATATAGTCTTTCTCTTGGTCATTCAGTCACCAAGCATTTGTTAAAGCATGTATTATCTGCTAGGTGATAGGAGGTGTTAGGAATAGATAAAAATGCAAGAATCCCTGTCCTCAGAACACTTATATTCTATCGGGGAGACACCATGCACACATTAaagtacaaggtcaattttttgGAGTGGGAGGAACTCTAGCATATTGGTGGATTTGATTCTAACAAATCAAGAAGATTTTTGTAGTATCAACTGTGAAAAGAGGTTTTAGTGTGTGGGCTTAAAAGCCCTACATGATTCTCAGGTGAATTAGATTCCTTATATTTCATTagtattttatagattaaaacgTTTATTGCTGGCTTGTCAAAAGAAGtcagctgaggctggattttagtTTTAGCAGTGATCTATCCTGACTTCATTTGAACCATGTGGAATTTCTGAGCCATTTACTCTTTGGTCTCCTGACTCAACACCATTTATATGTAACTGATTCCATGATTTGGCTTTAAACTCTGTTAGTGATATGTATAGTCAACACTACTACCCTGAACACCCCCCTCATCATTGGAATCCTGTACCAGATGATAGATGGGTGTAAgtttccctgccctcaagaagatgtgagttttttttaatttttttttttattgaaggcagtgggattaagtgacctgcccaaggtcacatagctaggcaattattaaacctgagttcaaatttgaactctggtcctcctgactccaagacctgtgctctatcacactgcaccacctagctgccccagatgtgAGCTatagggagaagaaaagacagtGATGAACAATCCTAAATACATTTGAATATTCAGAGAAATGTGTTGGAAAATGCAAAAACACCTCAACAACATAGGCCCTCAACattatggaaaagaaattaaatttattttgtatagatttctctataatttcttgtcacttcttactctttttttccccagttctttctctCCTGCTGTGGCCCCTTGCTGTGTACCACAGACTGGGACATCGGTTGTACATGAGGCTAGAGCCAGCCCTGCAGCGGCTGGACTTCAGTGTCCATGGTTACATGATGTCCAGGCAAAGAGAGAGGCAGCGTAAGTATCCTGAGGGGTCTGATTCCTGTTTGGGGCAATTTAGGGGTATATAGAAAGAATAGtatggggcagttaagtggcacagtacatagaaccactggggtcaggaggacctgagttcaaatccagcctcagacacttaataattagctgatTGAGTGACTTTTTGGGCAAGTCagctaaccccattgccttgcaaaaaccaaaaaaaaaaaataagaatagtatGTTTTACAAACCTGGGATCAGCTTGGGGGAgtggacaaaaagaaaaagtaaatgtgATATTTTCAAACATCAGACACCTGGTGAATGGCATTGAAGAAGTTCTCTTCCTAAGCAAATGCAACATAACCACCATGAGATCTGAGATCCTCAGTCTTTCCTGGGTTACTTGGAAAGCATGAGTCTCCCTCAGGAATATCATTCAACTTCGGGTAGagctcttttttgttctttgctgaAACAATGCTAAGATGGCACTTCTAATGTTCTGTTGGATAGGCCTAGTTGATAGGTATCTAATGAGCATAATAGGTTAAGGTGGAGGAATGTGGGAACAGTATTAACTTGTGCCATCAACTCATCCTGTTCCACAGGCTCAGCTACCACACCCTTAAACATGATCACTATTTGGGGTTGGTTCAGATAAAGTGACCTCTCCCATTCCTGCTCTGATTTCATATCTTCAAAGCCCAATAAGGAATGTTCACCAAAAAGGGCATGGgccttttctgttttcatttagtGCGGCGTGCCCGATCCTTGCGCCCTGATCGTGCTATGGAGGACAATAGTGATAGTGAAGAAGAGCTAGCTGCCTTCTGTCCTCAGGTAACATGGAGTTACATCCATTAGGCATTTGATTTCCTTATCAACTTTCTGATAACCATCTGGCACCCTATAGGTAGGCAACCCAACTCTGTTTCAAATTTATGATGTGCTCTGGACCCTCTCTGGCTTTAAGCCTAACATGAAAGAAAACAACTAGAATCATGTTTGAGCCTTTGTATTTCCTGGTTGAGACTGGTGACTAGCACAGTAGCTTCCTCATATACCCACCCTGTCCTGCGATCATAGCACCTTTATGGGAACCTTAGCTAAAAAATAGGTCTCCACACAACTTTgaggtcttttctcttttttaaaaaaaaatactttatttttccaattatatgtaaagatagtttttagtattcattttttgtaaaatttgagttccacatttttttctgcctccttatgacagtgagtaatctgatataggttatatgtgtataatcaTGTTTGCCAGATTTCCAAATTAgttttgttgtgaaagaaaagtcAACACGGGGAAATGaacaatgagaaaggaaaaaaaagtgaaaataaactttgctctgcattcagacttagttttttctctggatgtgaattaCATTTTCCTATGGATTTTTATGTGGATGACaaattttttagaattctcttttgCTCATTGAACTACTGAGAGCAGCTAattctatcaaagttgatcatcagacagtttctgttaatgtgtacaatcttctggttctgctcatttcagcatcagttcatgaaagtctttctaggcttttctaaagtctgactactcatgacttcttacagaataatagtactccacaTTCATTTActaaaacttgttcagccattccccagttgatgggcattctctcagtttccacttcaaaaagagctgctataaatatttttgtatatgtggatattttaccatttttatgatctttctgggatacagacttaatagtggtattgctggatcaaaggtcaTGCAGTTTGTATTGCCCTTtgatagttctaaattgctctcctgaaaggatggatcagttcacaattccaccaacaattagtgtcccagttttcctacatcctctccaacattgatcattttccttttttgtaatcttagccaatctgatagctgtgaggtgaTAATTCAGAGTTgtgataatttgcatttctctaatcaataatgatttagagtatgtCTCTTCTTTTGTCCCCAACTCTGCCTTTCCTTTGACCTCTAGAGGAATGGTGTAATAGGCTATTTTCCTCAGTATACTTGGCTTAAAGCATCCTTGATATTGACCAAATTTTTTAGGTTTGCCTGTTGTATTGAATCTAAACTTCTTGAAAAGGGACAGTTCTAGGATTTATTGGCTATGGATGTGTGGGTGgtatttgctatttttctttacatttccaTTATTTCAGACCTGACCTTTATTCTCAAGTCTTATGGCTATGGGCTTTTCTAATAAGCATGACCATCTCTGAAAAAACTGTTCCTAGTATCTACTCTTAACAAGTGATTAAGTACTAATTTTAATAAGATTTGTCTGTCTTTTTTCTCTAAGTTGGATGACTCCACTGTGGCTAGAGAATTGACCATCACAGACTCAGAGCACTCAGATGCTGAGGTCTCCTGCACAGATAATGGTACATTCAATCTCTCAAGGGGTCAGACACCACTAACTGAGGGATCAGAAGGTGAGGCACTGCCCAGTACCCTTTCcctactcacacacacacaccctcccttAGCCTGACAATGGCTTGACCCTGTGTTTGTAAGCTGATCTAGTGCGATGGACTGTTATCCAATCTAGAATGAGAGGAGTATCACCAGACCCCCTTATTTTAAGATTAATTGACTTAGGAGTTTTGAGACCATAGTACAGCAGATCAAAGTCAATAGCTTTTAGAATTATTTAGTGTTTTAGTAGCTGCATATTCCAACCCCTTGTGTGTAGCAAGGTTTGGGGAAATCCTGTTTTGGAGTCGGTTGTGTTTGTTCCTTGAGAGGCTGTCTGAGTAGGCAGGGGAGTATAAAAAGGTAACTTTACCCAAGTATCATCTATTTAAAGTGAGTAGAAGAAAGATTACCCAGTTACAAGACTGTCAGTTCATAAGGTAAAATCTTGGGTGGGAATGGCTTCTGAAACTAACTGGTTCTATCCATAGATGGGATagtaatatgtacaatgttctccttgttttCCTAGACCTGGATGGTCATAGTGACCCTGAGGAATCATTTGCCCGGGACCTCCCTGACTTCCCTTccattaatgtagatgctacaGGCCTGGATGATGAGGATGACACCAGCATAGGGCTTCCCAGCCTTGCCTATCGTTCCCCTCCAGGAGCTGAGGAGCCCTCAGGGCTAACCAACAACCAAGATGAGGCAGCCCTGCCTGAGCTCTTACTCAGCACTCTTCCCACAGGAGCTAACCTCACCAGCAACCTTGCCAGCCTGGTGTCCCAGGGTATGATCCAACTGGCTCTGTCCAGGGCCCAACAGCAGGCACCTCCTGCTACCTCTCAAAGAGTTGCACGAGGTTTTCTAAGGGCTCCCAGCTCTGATCTGGACACTGATGCTGAAGGAGATGACTTTGAACTACTTGACCAGTCAGAGCTCAATCAACTAGATCCTTCAAGCTCTCGAAGTCACTGAGGCACATCCTCTTTTGGGAAAATGGTTTGTGGTTTTGGTCTCTTTTCCTCTATCCCACAGGGGATGATGGAGGCAGGGGAAGAAGAATTTGGATCCCACCTCCTAAATTTGATTATCTTTGTACATTGTTGGCTAGCCATTTGGGCCCCTGCTTAGAGAGGATACTACCCTATCTCTAGCTGGACACCTATTGTGAGTGCTCAGAGTCATGGATGACAGAGGCCAAACTCCTTAAGTGAAGCTTCTTCCATCAGGATAATACTTTCTTTGCTGAAAACAAGGGAGTTTGATGAACTGGCCCCTGGGATTCATTGTCCTAGAGTTCCTCTCATGGGATGATGTTTGCTACCAGTGTGGGTGCTCAGGGACCCTATATAAAACAACTACTCTTCTTGCTTCcccttcccatccctttccttaaAGCCAAAGTGTGGAATGGCTCTTA from Macrotis lagotis isolate mMagLag1 chromosome 2, bilby.v1.9.chrom.fasta, whole genome shotgun sequence includes these protein-coding regions:
- the RETREG3 gene encoding reticulophagy regulator 3: MAEAEEAAGAAAAAAAAGPEAEPRPVPAFRSRGAVSGGGGGGERDRRVEVVQRALLDVLGPYEPLLSRVQAALVWERPARSALWCLALNAAFWFFALTSLRLVFLLAFSLMIIVCIDQWKNKIWPEMRVARPDALDNESWGFVHPRLLSMPELCHHVAEGWVSGTTFIRNLLLFKKQNPGKFCLLSCGILTFLAVLGGYIPGLLLSYIFLLSLLLWPLAVYHRLGHRLYMRLEPALQRLDFSVHGYMMSRQRERQLRRARSLRPDRAMEDNSDSEEELAAFCPQLDDSTVARELTITDSEHSDAEVSCTDNGTFNLSRGQTPLTEGSEDLDGHSDPEESFARDLPDFPSINVDATGLDDEDDTSIGLPSLAYRSPPGAEEPSGLTNNQDEAALPELLLSTLPTGANLTSNLASLVSQGMIQLALSRAQQQAPPATSQRVARGFLRAPSSDLDTDAEGDDFELLDQSELNQLDPSSSRSH